From Toxorhynchites rutilus septentrionalis strain SRP chromosome 2, ASM2978413v1, whole genome shotgun sequence, a single genomic window includes:
- the LOC129770702 gene encoding solute carrier family 66 member 3, whose translation MDSQDNNGGVLYIIADFLSLITIASCLVSKIPQIQTVQRLRSATGLSLNGLLMELCSYTVTMLYNFINQYAFLSYMEYPILLIQNYVLVYVVLKYKNLLNKSACIWAGVYAAVFVCFATSIIPGSVLMMLVPLTTPVGATSKVMQLLAILRTKDSESVSLITWGISAFTNSTRIYTILLDSADKMLLANFGISTILSSSVFLAAWYYKKPKQE comes from the exons ATGGACTCTCAGGATAACAACGGAGGAGTCCTTTACATAATCGCCGACTTTCTGTCGTTGATTACTATCGCTTCCTGTCTGGTGTCCAAGATACCGCAGATTCAAACGGTACAACGGCTCCGTTCGGCCACGGGATTGTCCCTGAATGGCCTCCTCATGGAGCTGTGTAGCTACACCGTGACGATGTTGTACAACTTCATCAACCAGTATGCCTTCCTGTCCTACATGGAGTATCCCATTCTGCTGATCCAAAACTATGTGCTGGTGTATGTTGTGCTCAAGTATAAAAATTTGCTCAACAAATCGGCATGCATTTGGGCTGGTGTGTATGCGGCGGTGTTTGTCTGTTTTGCCACCAGTATTATCCCGGGAAGTGTACTGATGATGCTTGTG CCTCTGACGACCCCAGTTGGAGCCACAAGTAAAGTGATGCAATTGCTAGCTATCCTGCGCACTAAAGATTCCGAGTCGGTTAGCCTGATTACATGGGGCATTTCAGCTTTTACGAATTCAA CACGCATTTACACTATCCTACTCGACTCGGCTGATAAGATGCTGCTAGCCAATTTTGGAATCTCCACCATTTTAAGCTCGTCCGTTTTTCTCGCTGCTTGGTATTACAAGAAACCCAAGCAGGAATAA
- the LOC129765425 gene encoding F-box/WD repeat-containing protein 7, whose amino-acid sequence MAEKCVVIIKEEEQKCASPLVAVLSDSSMTSTPTTTPAIISTPIVIGTGGGLSTTASASSTPTQQTDTINCDGQSNVDVDDRGNGYVWFYVDKSAANGGHHPRGQIQLETPAVEERNSGGLNGAKPKRLSDEFYSADDDYDEDEEDELNDGGAGGVDGRPGILKNEDIDCEVHASLSLNEIKNLSITNSGVENGEEGFERDENSVYISEETSSCSSGHRPVTVEASSTGVLETDQQHQPEEDDPLRMEQDDDMMGGDEGVAVLENDMDEDDLHDVQSIDAIERRDFEQEQKLTGGIIKNSAFIPDNHRLNLEFISRIKKMREDTQAKQSQPDGKIQLTSTPTSSRHPCSSSNASNREQNGNSTTKSTVKVNLTASLESYCVAAEAAAGADIVDAPSCSSSMASSSSSSVSISGKTLRRQQQQQLDAFLNSNSNDSLSSDRSIFVQNLQALKQSSKDCPSALNSSSVNEPCTSSSSSSPSPSSASSAGPSTSGTTKPPSDCSLSSCATSVIKQTGVCSKNINHHPVPSASASNSSLYSFSCPFDSADRQNGEGCSSGSVSLTRFPSSVSNFGESIADETAGPTSSSHRGRQQQLHHERNHVEDPLLEPSQLSMPPELAAAAAAAAAAVEHECDEDNWADCEEGSDEEICTCRDFTDDETNTANDIRHASSEDELPSRDVDLSSYTHMDVAEDILAHDPRAGGAPNSGNGSNAQTPRLHRKRKLTENRILFGSVGSRCAGSEGGNVMGGKHCDSPNSESLNFSSRKRLALDSSPRTLLNSSNLTQTPTSSSLGERKTPRSIIPTKDNPPPELNEWLQQFQRWAPVERLLAVDLLIEHCEPTQVRHMMKVIEPQFQRDFISLLPKELALQVLSYLEPKDLLRAAQTCRSWRFLADDNLLWKEKCKEGAILMEVLGGDRPKRGRAGNMPPISSPWKAAYMRQHIIEMNWRSRPIRTAKVLKGHDDHVITCLQFCGNRIVSGSDDNTLKVWSAITGKCLRTLVGHTGGVWSSQMSGSTIISGSTDRTLKVWNADTGQLLHTLYGHTSTVRCMHLHGNKVVSGSRDATLRVWNVNEGTCLHVLVGHLAAVRCVQYDGRLVVSGAYDYMVKVWNPERQECLHTLQGHTNRVYSLQFDGIHVVSGSLDTSIRVWDAETGSCKHALMGHQSLTSGMELRQNILVSGNADSTVKVWDIITGQCLQTLSGPNKHQSAVTCLQFNSRFVITSSDDGTVKLWDVKTGEFIRNLVALESGGSGGVVWRIRANDTKLICAVGSRNGTEETKLMVLDFDVEGACLKCS is encoded by the exons ATGGCAGAAAAATGTGTCGTTATCATTAAGGAAGAAGAGCAGAAATGTGCCAGCCCGCTAGTTGCGGTCCTAAGCGACTCATCGATGACCAGTACACCCACGACAACGCCAGCCATCATCTCGACACCGATTGTCATCGGTACGGGCGGCGGTCTGTCGACGACAGCATCCGCTTCCTCAACACCAACGCAACAAACGGACACGATAAACTGCGATGGTCAGTCGAACGTGGACGTGGACGATCGAGGGAACGGCTACGTGTGGTTTTATGTGGACAAAAGCGCTGCCAACGGGGGACACCATCCCAGAGGGCAGATACAACTGGAAACACCAGCGGTTGAAGAGCGGAATAGTGGTGGCTTGAATGGAGCGAAACCAAAGCGATTGAGTGACGAGTTCTACTCGGCCGATGATGATTACGACGAAGATGAGGAGGATGAATTGAACGATGGTGGTGCTGGTGGAGTCGATGGAAGACCGGGGATCCTCAAAAATGAAGATATAGACTGTGAGGTACATGCCAGCTTGAGTTTGAATGAGATTAAAAATTTAAGCATCACAAACAGTGGTGTGGAGAACGGAGAGGAAGGATTCGAACGGGATGAGAACTCGGTCTACATCAGCGAGGAGACTTCGTCGTGCAGTAGCGGCCACCGGCCAGTAACCGTTGAAGCATCGTCCACAGGAGTGCTAGAGACTGATCAACAACACCAACCCGAGGAAGATGATCCTCTGAGAATGGAACAGGATGACGATATGATGGGGGGAGATGAGGGTGTTGCTGTGCTGGAAAATGATATGGATGAAGACGATCTTCATGATGTGCAATCGATCGATGCAATCGAACGTCGGGATTTTGAACAGGAACAAAAACTGACTGGTGGAATTATTAAAAATAGCGCGTTTATACCCGATAACCATAGACTGAATTTAGAGTTTATAAGTAGGATTAAAAAAATGCGCGAAGATACACAGGCAAAACAATCACAGCCCGATGGCAAGATTCAGCTTACGTCAACGCCAACTAGTAGTAGACATCCATGTAGTTCTAGTAACGCTAGTAATAGGGAACAAAACGGTAATAGTACAACAAAGTCAACGGTTAAAGTAAATTTGACAGCTAGTCTAGAGAGCTACTGCGTAGCTGCCGAAGCTGCCGCCGGTGCAGATATAGTTGATGCCCCATCCTGTTCGTCCTCGATGGCTTCATCCTCATCCTCTTCGGTCTCAATTAGCGGTAAGACACTTCGTcgacagcaacagcaacagttGGACGCATTTCTCAACTCCAACTCCAACGATAGCTTATCGTCCGATCGGTCTATTTTCGTCCAGAATCTACAAGCTCTGAAGCAATCGTCGAAAGATTGCCCCTCGGCCCTCAACAGCAGCTCCGTCAATGAACCCTGTACGTCATCATCCTCCTCATCGCCTTCCCCTTCTTCCGCCAGCTCAGCTGGACCATCCACTTCTGGAACAACAAAACCGCCCTCCGACTGCAGTCTGTCCTCTTGTGCAACGTCAGTCATCAAGCAAACGGGTGTGTGTAGTAAAAACATCAATCACCATCCTGTTCCCTCTGCCAGCGCCAGCAATTCGTCCCTGTACTCATTCAGCTGCCCCTTCGACAGTGCCGACCGTCAAAATGGCGAGGGTTGTAGCTCTGGTAGCGTGTCGCTTACAAGATTCCCATCTTCCGTGTCGAACTTCGGTGAGAGCATTGCCGATGAAACTGCTGGACCCACGAGCTCATCTCACCGCGGTCGTCAACAACAACTCCATCACGAACGTAACCACGTTGAAGACCCGCTGCTGGAACCATCGCAGCTATCGATGCCACCGGAgctggctgctgctgctgctgcagccgCCGCCGCTGTCGAGCACGAATGCGACGAAGATAATTGGGCCGACTGCGAGGAGGGCTCCGATGAGGAAATTTGCACCTGCCGGGATTTCACTGATGACGAAACGAACACTGCGAACGATATTCGGCACGCTAGCAGTGAAGATGAACTGCCATCCCGAGATGTGGATCTGTCCAGCTATACTCACATGGATGTGGCGGAAGACATTCTTGCCCACGATCCCAGAGCTGGAGGAGCGCCAAACAGCGGCAACGGCAGCAACGCACAAACTCCCAGACTGCATCGGAAGCGGAAGCTTACGGAAAATCGGATACTATTCGGTAGCGTTGGAAGCCGTTGTGCCGGATCCGAAGGCGGCAATGTTATGGGAGGGAAACATTGCGACAGTCCAAACTCGGAATCACTCAACTTTAGTAGTCGAAAACGTTTAGCTTTAGATAGTTCACCACGAACGTTACTAAATTCGTCTAAT ctAACCCAAACGCCGACTTCCTCATCATTGGGAGAGCGAAAAACTCCCAGAAGCATTATCCCAACCAAAGATAATCCTCCTCCCGAGCTGAACGAATGGCTGCAACAATTCCAg CGATGGGCCCCCGTCGAGCGTCTGCTGGCGGTGGATCTTCTGATCGAGCACTGCGAACCAACCCAAGTGCGACACATGATGAAGGTGATCGAACCACAGTTCCAGCGGGACTTCATCTCGCTCCTGCCGAAGGAACTTGCGCTCCAGGTGCTGTCCTATCTGGAACCGAAGGATCTTCTGCGAGCGGCACAAACCTGTCGCAGCTGGCGATTCCTGGCGGATGATAATCTTCTGTGGAAGGAAAAATGCAAAGAAGGCGCCATCCTGATGGAAGTGCTGGGAGGAGACCGGCCGAAGCGGGGTAGAGCCGGCAACATGCCACCGATTTCGTCCCCTTGGAAGGCAGCATACATGCGGCAGCACATCATCGAGATGAACTGGCGCTCGCGGCCGATTCGCACCGCCAAGGTGCTGAAAGGCCACGACGACCACGTTATCACGTGCCTTCAGTTCTGCGGCAACCGAATTGTGTCCGGTTCCGATGATAATACGCTCAAAGTGTGGTCCGCCATCACAGGGAAG TGCCTTCGAACACTGGTTGGCCATACAGGTGGTGTCTGGTCATCGCAAATGTCCGGCAGTACCATTATCTCTGGTAGCACTGATCGCACGCTGAAAGTGTGGAATGCTGATACGGGTCAGCTGCTGCATACGCTCTATGGACACACCTCGACTGTGCGGTGTATGCATTTACATGGAAACAA AGTCGTCAGTGGTTCTCGCGATGCAACATTACGAGTATGGAACGTGAACGAAGGGACCTGCCTGCATGTGCTTGTTGGACATTTGGCAGCCGTTCGGTGCGTTCAGTACGACGGTAGACTGGTGGTATCCGGAGCTTACGATTACATGGTGAAGGTGTGGAATCCCGAACGGCAAGAGTGTCTGCACACGCTGCAGGGACACACCAATCGTGTTTACTCACTGCAG TTCGACGGAATTCACGTGGTTTCAGGGTCGCTTGATACGTCCATTCGAGTGTGGGATGCGGAAACTGGTAGCTGTAAACATGCGCTCATGGGTCACCAGAGTTTGACTTCCGGTATGGAGCTTCGACAAAATATTCTGGTGTCGGGTAATGCCGACTCGACGGTCAAAGTTTGGGACATAATTACCGGCCAATGCCTGCAGACGTTATCGG GCCCCAACAAGCACCAATCGGCTGTCACCTGCTTGCAATTCAACTCCCGCTTTGTAATAACCAGTTCCGATGATGGTACTGTCAAGCTGTGGGACGTGAAGACTGGCGAATTCATCCGCAACCTGGTCGCGCTGGAATCGGGTGGTTCGGGTGGTGTCGTATGGCGAATTAG GGCTAATGATACGAAGCTGATCTGCGCCGTTGGCTCACGAAACGGCACGGAGGAAACGAAGCTGATGGTACTCGATTTCGACGTGGAAGGCGCCTGCTTGAAATGCTCATAA